The Acaryochloris thomasi RCC1774 genome contains a region encoding:
- a CDS encoding SDR family oxidoreductase, translating into MKVLILGCGYTGQRLAHWLLDRKIPVQITTRTGASQLGLEVPTYAFAYGDQTQPLVSEALAGVTHILSSIPPAKDGVDPVVALLLHTLPSLDLRWFGYLSTTGVYGDTQGAWVDETSELKPSNVRSQHRVNIEAKFLAANLPTHIFRLPGIYGPGRSIFERLQSGKVRHIDKPGHVFSRIHVDDIVQTVGTSILNPNPINIYNVGDDEPSEPSTLIIEAHRLMGSTPPPANSFDSAQMSPMAASFWKDCRRVSNQKIKEKLGIKLLYPTYREGLQTIWNASQ; encoded by the coding sequence ATGAAAGTTCTGATTTTAGGATGTGGCTATACAGGGCAACGCCTGGCCCATTGGCTGCTTGACAGAAAAATTCCGGTACAGATTACGACTCGGACGGGGGCATCTCAACTAGGTCTAGAGGTGCCAACTTATGCCTTTGCCTATGGCGATCAGACGCAGCCATTAGTCTCTGAGGCGTTGGCAGGAGTGACCCATATTCTCAGCAGCATTCCGCCCGCAAAGGATGGGGTTGATCCGGTGGTGGCGTTGTTGCTGCACACGCTGCCGTCGCTGGATTTACGGTGGTTTGGCTACCTGTCTACGACCGGTGTATACGGAGATACCCAGGGGGCTTGGGTAGATGAGACGAGTGAATTAAAGCCGAGCAATGTGCGATCGCAACATCGGGTCAACATCGAAGCCAAATTCTTAGCAGCCAATTTACCCACTCACATCTTCAGGCTGCCAGGAATCTACGGCCCAGGCCGCAGTATCTTCGAACGTTTACAATCTGGCAAAGTGAGGCACATTGACAAACCTGGGCATGTCTTTAGCCGCATTCATGTAGATGATATTGTCCAAACCGTAGGGACATCCATCTTGAACCCCAATCCAATAAATATCTACAACGTAGGCGATGACGAACCTTCAGAACCCAGCACTTTAATTATCGAAGCTCATCGACTGATGGGCAGCACCCCTCCGCCAGCCAATTCCTTTGATTCCGCTCAGATGAGTCCAATGGCGGCTTCTTTTTGGAAGGACTGTCGCCGAGTCAGCAACCAAAAAATTAAGGAAAAGCTGGGAATCAAGCTCCTGTATCCCACCTATCGAGAAGGGCTGCAGACTATTTGGAATGCTTCTCAGTAA